In Candidatus Methylomirabilota bacterium, one DNA window encodes the following:
- a CDS encoding universal stress protein yields the protein MKLNRILVPLDGSALAEAALGPAVELARPLGATLLLVRTAEAPVFSGTDLVEAQVDVVREAEGYLARVADRLGRDGLHAEPSVWYGPAAAGIVEAAHRRSADLIVMSTHGRSGLDRLILGSVAESVLRGTVTPILLLRAPEAPLETVPGRGAARPAREKPHD from the coding sequence ATGAAGCTCAACCGAATCCTCGTTCCGCTCGATGGCTCCGCGCTCGCCGAGGCCGCGCTCGGCCCGGCGGTGGAGCTCGCCCGTCCGTTGGGCGCGACGCTGCTCCTGGTTCGCACGGCGGAGGCCCCCGTCTTCTCGGGTACAGACCTCGTGGAGGCCCAGGTCGACGTAGTGCGCGAGGCCGAAGGCTATCTCGCGCGGGTGGCCGATCGCCTCGGGCGGGACGGGCTGCACGCAGAGCCGAGCGTCTGGTACGGGCCGGCGGCGGCCGGCATTGTCGAAGCCGCCCACCGGCGGAGCGCGGACCTCATCGTGATGAGCACGCACGGCCGCAGCGGCCTGGATCGGTTGATCCTCGGCAGCGTCGCCGAGTCCGTGCTACGGGGCACGGTGACGCCCATTCTCTTGCTCCGCGCGCCCGAAGCGCCGCTCGAGACCGTGCCCGGTCGGGGAGCGGCGCGTCCTGCCCGGGAGAAGCCACATGACTAG
- a CDS encoding DUF542 domain-containing protein, producing the protein MSQDTSGRRIDAGRTVEAIAREHPGAREAMARLGINHCCGAHLTLTEAAAAAGVSLETLVDTLTRASRSIRLDVRGLEPPQPMVRVLQEAERLERGAELEVHHDRRPTFLYPQLDDRGFVHETDEPEPGLVRIRIRRRAAP; encoded by the coding sequence ATGAGTCAGGACACGAGCGGACGCAGGATCGACGCGGGACGGACCGTCGAGGCCATCGCGCGCGAGCATCCGGGCGCGCGGGAGGCGATGGCCCGCCTCGGGATCAACCACTGCTGCGGGGCGCATCTCACGCTGACCGAGGCGGCGGCCGCCGCCGGCGTCTCCCTCGAGACCCTGGTCGACACGCTGACGCGGGCGTCGCGATCGATTCGCTTGGACGTGCGCGGGCTCGAGCCACCGCAGCCGATGGTCCGGGTGCTCCAGGAGGCGGAGCGCCTCGAGCGCGGCGCCGAGCTCGAGGTCCACCACGACCGGCGCCCCACGTTCCTCTATCCCCAGCTCGATGATCGCGGCTTCGTGCACGAGACGGACGAGCCGGAGCCTGGGCTGGTGCGGATCCGCATCCGCCGCCGAGCGGCCCCGTGA